Part of the Halodesulfurarchaeum formicicum genome is shown below.
GAATCGGCGAGGCGGCCGGTGGTGGGCTCTTGACCCGGCTCAAGTCGGCCGCACCGGATCGGCTCACCCGGGACTCGCGCGGCCAGATCTCCCTCGACGTGGACGTCGAGGCGAACCTCCCGAGCGGGCTGGTCAGTAACGCGAAAGCCGCCGCCGGGCGGCCAGGACGGATCCTCCAGGAGACCGTCGAGAAGTCCCTCGGAATGGGTCGAATTCCGGTCTCGGAGACGACCTACGACACGATCCGCTATCGACTCAACCGCGACATCGTGGGGTTGGGACCGCTCGAACCCGTGATGCGGGACCCGTACAACGAGGACATCCACGTCATCGGGCCCCACCAGACCTACGTCGATCACGGAACCTACGGCCTGTTGCCGACGACCGTGGACTTCGGGGACCCGGCGGCGTTCGACAACTGGCTGCGGAACATCGGCGAGCGGATGGGCGATCCGGTCTCGGACTCGGACCCGATCGTGGACTCGACACTCCCGGATGGCTCCCGTATCAACATCATCTACTCCAGTGACGTGAGTCTCAAAGGCCCCTCGCTCACCATCCGTCAGGGCGACGAGGTCCCCCTCTCGGTCGGACAGATCACCAAGTGGGGCACGCTCTCCCCGGAACTGGCGGCCTATCTCTGGCTCTGTCTGGAGAACGAACAGACGGTCTTCGTGGTCGGGGAGACCGCCTCGGGCAAGACGACGACGCTGAACGCGATCACGGCCTTCATTCCCCGGGACTCGAAGATCTATACCGCCGAGGACACCGCGGAGGTCCTGCCACCACACGACACCTGGCAACAGCTCCTGACCCGGGAGGGCCAGGGCGAGAACAGCGCCGACGTGGACATGTTCGACCTGGTTGCGGCGGCGCTGCGGTCCCGCCCGGACTACATCATCGTGGGCGAGGTTCGTGGGGCCGAGGGTCGGATGGCCTTCCAGGCCGCCCAGACGGGCCACCCGGTCATGCTGACCTTCCACGCCAGCGACATCGTCTCGATGATCCAGCGGTTCACCGGGGAACCGATCAACGTCCCGGAGACGTTCATGGACAACGCCGACGTGGCCCTGTTCCAGAACCGGGTGAAACAGGGCGACGACGTGCTTCGCCGGGTCACCAGCGTCCAGGAGATCGAGGGCTACTCGAAGGAGATGGGCGGGGTCGTCACCCGCCAGGCCTTCTACTGGGACCCCGTCGAGGACGAGATCGTCTTCCAGGGGCGAAACAACTCGTATGTCCTCGAAGAACAGATCGCGACGCTTTTGGGATACGAGGACACCCGCGAAATCTACGACGAGATGGACTTCCGCACCGAAATCATCGAACGCATCATCCAGGAGGACCTGATCGGCTATCACGACTTCAACGACGTCGTCGCCGCGTTCCAGCGGGACGGCGTCGAGGGCCTCCCCTTCACGATGGCCCGACGGGACCTCTGAGATGGCGACCGAATCCGAGGAGGGCGTTTCGTTCGAGCTCTCCACCCTGCTCGTGTCCATCAGGGACGCCTACCGCCAGATGGAGATCCCCGTCTCCCGCTATGTCGGGGGTATTCTGCTCCCCGGGGTCCTCTTTTTCCTGGTCACGATCGTGGCTGCAATCGGTTTGGACATGCCCCTTTTCGTCCGGCTCCCGATGCCGGCACTGGGGCTTTTGATCGTCGTGGCGGCCTTTATTTACCCCAAACTCCGACTGGACCAGCGTCGAAAGCGGATGGAAGAAGTCTTTCATCTGTACGTGACCCACATGACGGTGCTCTCGACGACGAACATCGATCGGGTGGAAGTCTTCCGGCGGATCGCCGCCACGGACGACTACGGCCCGCTCTCCGAGGAGACCCGCCGGATCGTTCAACTTGTCGACACCTGGAATCAGAGTCTAGACGACGCCTGTCGGATGCGGGCGAAGAAAGTCCCCAGCGACGCGGTCTCGGATTTCTTCGATCGGCTCTCCTACACGATCAACGCCGGGGAGAGCCTCTCGAACTACCTGGTGAGCGAGCAGTCGGCGATCATCCAGAACTACACGACCATCTACGAGGGGCAACTGGAGAACCTGGAAGTGATGAAAGATCTGTACCTCTCGATGATCCTCTCGGTCACCTTTGCGCTGGTCTTTGGCACCGTGCTGCCGATCATCTCCGGGACCGATCCCACGATCACGGT
Proteins encoded:
- a CDS encoding type II/IV secretion system ATPase subunit, with protein sequence MADHGSRELGHELREAAGRHPHLREYLQRFKQFTGEFPEYIEEPSSEWEAEKPNVLYNVGGPIFCHIYGDVGKDTKYHTIEPELSGPEQAVFDDVRTRILEKSVQHPAPEAESEYTDRIEELLESTVRIGEAAGGGLLTRLKSAAPDRLTRDSRGQISLDVDVEANLPSGLVSNAKAAAGRPGRILQETVEKSLGMGRIPVSETTYDTIRYRLNRDIVGLGPLEPVMRDPYNEDIHVIGPHQTYVDHGTYGLLPTTVDFGDPAAFDNWLRNIGERMGDPVSDSDPIVDSTLPDGSRINIIYSSDVSLKGPSLTIRQGDEVPLSVGQITKWGTLSPELAAYLWLCLENEQTVFVVGETASGKTTTLNAITAFIPRDSKIYTAEDTAEVLPPHDTWQQLLTREGQGENSADVDMFDLVAAALRSRPDYIIVGEVRGAEGRMAFQAAQTGHPVMLTFHASDIVSMIQRFTGEPINVPETFMDNADVALFQNRVKQGDDVLRRVTSVQEIEGYSKEMGGVVTRQAFYWDPVEDEIVFQGRNNSYVLEEQIATLLGYEDTREIYDEMDFRTEIIERIIQEDLIGYHDFNDVVAAFQRDGVEGLPFTMARRDL